Proteins encoded by one window of Halomonas sp. Bachu 37:
- a CDS encoding D-hexose-6-phosphate mutarotase: MIPSTLRQLMDDTNEERLVQWQGRDIWLFNAAWGELVVSLQGAQVLHFAPSGGSDWLWLTPTPKDLPGTLRGGIPLCWPWFGDERFADESAERDGPFHGLSRQALWRLEAADEHEEGIELHLSPETRLHSLLVPRVVIQANAQRLHVELISENRGDTPVKMSAALHSYLAVKDVHQCRLSGLAGARYLDKLKGFAEGEQQGELAVRGEVDRIYHTNNELRLDDGQRVMRIAKQSSDSTVVWHPDTTLPADIPMQAARQFLCVEAANTRLDPVWLVPGAQHMLGTTLSLA, encoded by the coding sequence ATGATCCCTTCCACTTTGCGTCAGCTGATGGATGACACTAACGAAGAGCGTCTGGTCCAATGGCAAGGTCGGGATATCTGGTTATTCAACGCCGCCTGGGGCGAACTTGTCGTGTCGTTGCAAGGAGCCCAGGTGTTGCACTTCGCCCCTAGCGGCGGCTCCGACTGGCTATGGCTGACGCCTACGCCGAAGGATTTGCCGGGCACGCTGCGAGGCGGCATTCCTCTTTGCTGGCCATGGTTTGGCGATGAGCGCTTTGCCGATGAGAGTGCCGAACGCGACGGTCCGTTTCATGGTCTTTCCCGGCAGGCCCTGTGGCGTCTGGAAGCAGCGGACGAGCACGAGGAAGGTATCGAACTCCATCTGTCCCCCGAGACACGTCTGCATTCACTATTGGTGCCCCGGGTCGTGATCCAGGCCAACGCCCAACGCCTGCATGTGGAATTGATCAGTGAGAATCGCGGCGACACGCCGGTGAAGATGAGCGCCGCGCTGCACAGCTATCTCGCCGTGAAGGACGTTCACCAGTGCCGCCTGTCGGGCCTGGCCGGGGCACGCTACCTGGACAAGCTGAAGGGTTTCGCCGAAGGCGAGCAGCAGGGTGAACTTGCCGTTCGCGGCGAAGTCGATCGCATCTACCATACCAACAACGAGTTGCGGCTCGACGATGGACAGCGGGTGATGCGCATCGCCAAGCAGTCGAGCGACTCCACGGTAGTGTGGCATCCGGACACGACGCTCCCGGCCGATATTCCCATGCAAGCCGCCCGCCAGTTTCTGTGCGTTGAAGCCGCCAATACGCGTCTCGACCCGGTGTGGCTGGTGCCGGGAGCCCAGCACATGCTGGGCACCACGCTGAGCCTGGCCTGA
- a CDS encoding GlsB/YeaQ/YmgE family stress response membrane protein, whose product MGFIAWLIIGGLAGWIAGHIMRGGGFGILGNIGVGIVGAVLGGFLFSLLGLHAGGFIGSLVTAVVGAVVLLWIISKVRKA is encoded by the coding sequence ATGGGTTTCATCGCTTGGTTGATCATCGGCGGTCTGGCGGGATGGATTGCTGGCCACATCATGCGCGGCGGCGGCTTCGGTATTCTGGGCAATATCGGTGTCGGTATCGTGGGGGCGGTACTCGGCGGCTTCCTCTTCAGCCTGCTGGGCTTGCATGCCGGTGGCTTTATCGGCTCGCTGGTAACGGCGGTCGTGGGCGCAGTCGTTCTGCTATGGATAATCAGTAAGGTACGAAAGGCGTAG